The segment TGATCACTCCCTGCTCTGAAATTCCAGTAGGTCCGTCATGCTATAGGGTTGGTCTCAGGGATCTGGTCAAGTTGCCCAGTAAGGATTGAGTTCTGGGCAGGGACTTGAACACtgaataaaatcagaaaaccAGCTTTAtcttaaaaagaaggaagaattgGTAACGGTGCCTGGAAGTAAAACCTCAAGCTTTGGATCATAGTCCCAGCTTTTCCACTCACCTGATATGTCATCCTGTGAAAGtctctttatttttgcctttgagACCTTGGTTGCTGCATCTGTAAAACCAGGAAGCTTGACTTAGTGACCACTGAAGTCCCTTCTCTGTTACATGGGAGCAGACGGAGGGTCATGTAAGAAGTCACTTTGCTGTGGCACAGAGGCCAGCGAGGTTTCATGGGAAGGGCTGTTAAAAGGGGATGAGAATCTGTACAAACTCAGTCCTCCGCTACTCTGGGGGAAAGAAAGGGGCCATATATACAGAAATGAGATAAAGAGAGGCTGAGGCCATCTCTGTCATGGGACTTCTACACCATGGTGTTGTCCCCTTGAGACCTCAAAATTGGCCCAGGAAGGCGAAGGAGGCAATGGGGAGAGCTAAGGACAGGAACACAATACAAGCCCTAATAAATACTGCAGTGGCAAATCAGTGGTGCCTCATCACTCTGTTGACTTAGAATTTTTTCAAACATCTTCATCGCCATCCCTCATATTAATTTATGGAACTGGCTAGGGCAGCTCTCCTGATAACTCTGTTTAACAGATGGGGACGTAGGGAGCTATTGGCTTTCCCAAAGTCATGAGGGAACtagaggcagagccaggattgaATCTGGGGTCCCAGGTTGGAAGTTTTGCTTTCCCAGATGTCTGGTCCAAACAGAACCTTGGAGGTATAGACCAGCCGACTCCTGAACCCTGCAATGAGGAATAAACCCAAGAAAGAAGCCAAAGGCTCCTTTTCCAACTTCAAATTTGTAAcaaatcttcagaaagaaaatacattccCACCTGGGGCTTATTAACAAGGGACACACACTCTTGGGGATCCTATAATGATCCTGAGGGTGGTAGAAGCTGAGGATCCCCCTGGGAGGTTGCCCCCCACCATAATTTTCTGGGCCAAGTCTTTCAAAAATGAGAGTCTACTGTTAGAGATGACAGAGATTGAAAATTGGAGAGGCTGTGTAATGCAACCCCTGGATTCTCATGTCCCTCTCAATTACACCACAGCCCCTATGACAGCACACTCTCTGTAGGTGCCTTCTGGACTTTGTAAAGGAATAGACCTGCTCATCCAGTTATGAACAGCTACTGAACCCCATTGAACCCCAGTTTCCCTATTTGGAAAATGGGTAATATTCTCTCAAGGTTTCTgggaaaattaaataaagtaaCACACATAAAGTTCTTATTAGGAGACCACTGATGATGTTAGTAGcataataataacatttaataCACTGTGTACATGACACTACACCATGAGCTTTATATACACGGAATCTCAACCAACTCTTACAACAATCCTATGAGATAACAATTGCaaaattttttgttctggttctgtgaaaagtggcattggtaatttgatagggattgcattgaatctgtagactgccttAGGTAGTACAGTCACTTTTACAATatcgattcttccaatccaataaCAACAAGTGCACCTTACCCCAGAGCCCCGGCTTCTCTCCCACTCTGAGTGCCAGCCCACCAGACCTGGCGCCAAGAGGGATCCCCTCAGCTACAGCTTCCCCCTACGGGCAAAACGGAAGAGGAGGATACTTGCAGCCTTTGAACCCAGGACCCCGATAGGCTACTATGGTCACCTACAGGGCTCCCGCAGTTTTGGCTACCAAAGACCTCCACGGTTTTTGCCAACATTGACTTCAGTAGGACAAGCTACGCCAACTAATGtgcttctgcatagcaaaggaagtAATTAAtcaaaggcaacctacagaatgggagaaaatgtttgcaaacccATATTtggtggcttcccagatggctcagtgggtaaagaatccatctgcaatgcaggagacacagaagacgagGGCTCGCTtcttgggtcaggatgatcccctggagatggaaatggcaacccattccagtattattgcctgaagaattccacagacagaggagcttggtgggctatagtccatgagggtgacaaagagtcagacacaactgagcaactaagcccatgtatcTGATAAAAGGTTAATACCCCAAATCTATAAAGATCACATACAACACAATACCAAGTAAAAGCAAAAAGTCCAATTTTGAAAATGGGCAACAGACCTCAATAgaaacatttttccagagaagacatccAGGTGatcaacaagtacatgaaaaggtgttcaacatcactagtcatcagggaacTGCAAGCCAAAACCACAGTGGTATCACTTCATACCTGTTAGTATGGCTActgtcaaaaagacaagaaataacaaatgttggtgaggatgtgaagagaaGGGAGCCCTcacacactgttggtgagaatataaattggtatagccatatgggaaacagtatggagtttcctaaaaaagttaaaagtagaactgccatatggtctagatcctttgtccatgggattctccaggcaagaatactggagtgggttgccatttccttcttcaggggatcttccccagccaggaatcgaacctgagtctcttatgtctcttgcactggcaggcaggtgtcttaccactagcgccgcctgggaagccaagTTACACACCCAAAGGGAATGAAATCATTAGTAAAGAGATATCTGTgctccatgttcactgcagcagtattcataatagtcaagatacagaaacaacctaaatgttcttcagcagataattggataaagaaaatgtacacAGAGGAGTATCATTCCACCGCGAAAAGAAAGGAATGCCTGTTACTTGTAACAAAATGGGTAGAATTTGAGGGCAAGCTCggttgtccatggacttctccaggcaagaatacaggagtgggtggccattcccttctccaggggatcttcccaacccagggatcaaacctgcatctcctgcattggcaggcagattctttaccactagcgctacctgggaagccttaattAATCTCATTTAACCtaaattgtgggcttccctggtagctcagacagtaaagcatctgcctacaatgcgggagacccgggttcgattcctgggtcaggaagatcccctggagaaggaaacggcaacccactccagtattcatgcctggaaaatgctatggactgaggagcctagtgggctacaatccatggggtcacaaagagttggacatgactgagcgacttcacttcttcacttcacttcaaccttAATTACTTTCTAAAGACCTTATCACCAGATACAGGCACATTGGGAGTTTTAGGgcttcaacagatgaattttggtgagacacaattcagtccacatCATGGatattaaacatttgaaaatatattcaatttaatGTGAACATCAAAGAGATGAATATTGAAACACTCATTGGTAATTTTCAACCTTTATATTGTGATAAATTAGAAGCATTTATTTATAGCAGTTGACAAAGTTATGAAGATGAAGTGATTTCATTCACTATTGGAATAACAGGATAGTGCAAATATTTTGTAGAACAAGAGTGAAATACATAGAAAaagtctaaaattttattttactcaacTCAGGAATTTTATTAATTAGAGCTTTTGGAAATGTTAGAGGATAATAGAAACTCATCTCTAAAGAATAGTTTTTACATCATTGATTGTAATTGTAAATCTAGAAACAATCTAAACTCCATCAAAAGGAATATGGTTAAGTAAATTATGATTAGCTCATAAATTAACATTAGGCAGTCATTAAAATGGATTAAGTAAGTTTTCAGATATTTAGCATGTAGAAAAGTCTACCGTGTAATGTGTAAACATAAAACATGGCATATATGCCTCTACTGATATGAACTATGTTTATGttgatataaaaatacataaatatatttatgaatgtataaaaaaactaaaaaggtaAGTACCAAATTCTTAACAGTAGTTTCTTCTGGAAAACTGCATTATGAAGAGTGAGGACAGAGAGGATAAAGGTTCTGATTTTACActcataaaattttgtttttgtttctataaacatggtttctaagaaaaattttaaatcaatggatatttctattttagaaaaatagaaagaaataccAAAGGAAATATAAATTCTCCACTGTTAAAAACCCTAGAATCTTGAAGTATAGGCATGGTACTGGAAATCAGGGCCTCAAATTATACTGTACTAGGTCTGGATCCTTGTGTAAAAGCAGGTTGGGAATGCTGCTTTCAGAGCAAGCCTGACAGGAGGATGTGCTAATACTTGGCACCAGGCTGTGACTTTCCATATTGAAGTCTAGATAGAATCTCTGCTGGAGTATTTTGGGGAACCCCAGCAGCAAAAAACTAAAGGTTCTTTCTATCGGGTCATGAGCCTTCCAGAATATAGAACTACCTGGGTTCCATGTCCATCTGGAGTGTGAAGGGTAGCTAGGACCAAATGGCAACTAGTCAAGGGCTCTGATCTACAGAACCTACACATCTATTATCAGCTCGAACCTCCTTGAGGAACAAGAAGCCTCACTTCCTAACAAAAGTCAACTTGCTCAAGATGTAGGATGGACAGGGACTCTTGCTACGGTTTCACCCTCTTGAGACATCCCTCATGCAAAGGCTCGTTTCCCCTTGAGCACCCTCCTTAGGGAGCCCTGCACATCAGGGTTCCGGAGGCTGTAGATGAGTGGGTTCAGCATGGGACTGATGATGGTGTTGAGGATGCCAACCCCCTTGTCCTTGTTGGAAGCCTCCACTGAGCCTAGCCGCATGTAGCTGAAGACGCCTGTGCCATAGAAGATGCCCACCACGGTGAGGTGGGAGCCACATGTGGAGAAGGCTTTCTTCCTGCCCTCCGCTGAGCGGATCCTCAGGACTGCAGCTGCCACATGGATGTAGGAGGTGACAATGAGAATCACAGGTGCACCTGCCATGAGGACACCCAGACCAAAGAGCAGCAGCTCGTTGAGCTGGGTGCTGGAGCAGGAGAGCTGGAAGAGCTGCGGGAGGTCACAGTAGAAGTGGTTGATCACACTGGGACCACAGAAGTTGAGTGTGGATATGGCTACAGTGTGGGTCAGTGCATTTGAGAAGGCACAAGCCCAGGACACAGCCACCAGTATCCTCTGGACTGTCGGGCTCATGCGGGTGCTGTAAGTGAGGGGTCGGCAGATGGCCAGGAATCGGTCATAGGCCATGGCTGTCAACAAGAAGCAGTCCACACCAGCCAGGAGGTggaagaagaaaagctgtgagagGCAGGCTGCATAGGGAACTGTGCGCTTGTGGGACAAGAGACGACCCAGCATCGAGGGAACGGTGACGGTGATGCACCCAATGTCCAGCACTGATAGGTTCcccaggaagaagtacatgggggtgtggagttTGGGCTCCACCAAGATGGCTGCCAGGATGCTGAGGTTGCCCCCGACAGTGACAAGGTAGGCAAAGAGGAAGAGTACAAAGAGAGCTGGCCACAGCCCTGGTGTCTCCACCAACCCCAGCAGGATGAATTCAGTAACAGCTGTTCCATTGGCCCCAGGTTCTGGCTCCATGGGTCCCTATAAGAAGATATCCCATAGGGGAAGGGATCAGTCTTTCCAAGTTAGTTGATCAGTAGAAATATATTGACTCGCTTTCAGATGTCAAGCCTCAGAGTAAATTCCCAAGTGTCCTAGTGGGTATTTTCTCTTTCAGGCCACACCTCACTCATTAActttctctgtcttcatctcAGTGTCCTTACCCAGTGTCCAGGTGAGTCACCTGCTGCCATAACTACATTGGACTTCCCCTCTTCCTCGTGAAAGATAAAAATCCCTTTCTTCCTTGGATTCCTAGAACCAAGGAAGGAGGCCCTCCCACCACCAACAACCCATATGAGAAGATTTGGGGAAAACAATGCTGAAGTAAAACTGAGCAGATAGTAAAATAGATAGTAAACAGACAGTAAAATAGAAAGGGGTAGAACTGatcgtgttgttgttgttgtttagctgctaagtcacatctgacccttttgcaaccccatggactgtggcccgccagcctcctctgtccgtgggatttcctaggcaagaatactggagtgggttgacattgccttctctagaagatcttcctaacccagggactgaaccctcttCCCTGgggggatctttaccactgagtcaccagggaagccagaattgaCCGTATTTATAAGGACTTTATAATTTACAATTGTCCTTATAAACatattacaaagaaataaatatctggcCAACATCTAAGTGAGAAAAATATAAAGGTACACAAAATTAGGAGTTAAaagggccaaaaataaataaaatagaaatggaacACTATTTGTTCCTAAGTTTGAACAATCAATTCAAGAGTAGTCCCTAAACCAAATAAGccaactgaaaaatggaaaaagtgatTGATAATGTACTTCCATGTGTAGGCTCCAGGCTCATATGCTTCTttgaccaatttttttttaatacttaaaatataaactgtTCTTACATTACAAAATATGAAAGCcttccaaatttatatttttaaagttagcaaATCCTGATATTAAAATGTAACAATGGCAGCAAAAAAGGAATTATTCTACACTACCCTTGTTTAATACTATGTATGTAAAAATCTTAAGTACAATACATGAATCCATCATTATCTAGTAGACTTTATAGCAGAGGATGGTTTAATATTGGTAAATCTATTAATATAGCATATTAATTGgcttaaaaagaggaaaattttatAGAGGCAATTCTTAAACACACATATACTGGatatatagagaaaagaaaaaaaacagaaaaacacacttGTAGTTACttgaaacaaaaatatatcaCTTTATGTTATAGAGCATATCTATTGCAAATCTAAATCATTCATAGTGGCAGAGTAGTAGTGACATTTGTATTAAAATCGGGAGCAAGTAAAGCTATGGCCTTTGCTActtcacatatttctcattctaaaAGTTTTgggcaaaggaaaataaaatgcttaggtaataaaaacaaaaaagaaaacagtaagttGAGAACAATAATATTGCCtcaatagaagaaagaaaaaacttggaAACTTGTGGATTTATTAAGATATTAgcaagttaaataaaaaataattatacacaAGTCAATAGATTCCTTACACACCAACAAAAGTCAGTCAgggttacttgctcagtcatgtttgactccttgtgaccccatggactgcagcctgtcaggctcctctgtccatggaattctcctggcaggaatactgggatgggttgccattcccttctccaggggatcttcctgaccccagggattgaacccaggtctcctgcactgcaggcagattctttaccacctgagccaacagagaagcccacATGCCAACAATAGTCAGCTATAAAACTCAAAAGTTTAATTGTAGGGTGAAATCTTACAAAATGAATCAGATTACTTTCATAATAATATATCTTTCAATTTTCTATTTATCTAAATTCCAGAGATCTTTAAAGGCCAGCAGTAGTAGCTCAGTAGTTCCTCCCATCATATTTCCACCAGGTTCAaggtgctcaagtcccttatataaaatgacttagcacagtCAGCCCTCTGTGTCCATGGGTTCTGCATCCAACTGTTTACAGAGCCAACTGTTTACAACTTTTTAAACTGTACCAAGGTAATCTTACCAGGAGGAAATTTTTAGTTAAAAGGGCCAGCTTCTCTTtgtcaaaggaaaatatatagctttaatgcaacagaagcagaagaggttaagaagaggtggtgagaatacacaggagaactatacaaaaaagatcttcatgacccacataatcacgatggcgtgatcattcacc is part of the Budorcas taxicolor isolate Tak-1 chromosome 19, Takin1.1, whole genome shotgun sequence genome and harbors:
- the LOC128065076 gene encoding olfactory receptor 3A1-like, with the translated sequence MEPEPGANGTAVTEFILLGLVETPGLWPALFVLFLFAYLVTVGGNLSILAAILVEPKLHTPMYFFLGNLSVLDIGCITVTVPSMLGRLLSHKRTVPYAACLSQLFFFHLLAGVDCFLLTAMAYDRFLAICRPLTYSTRMSPTVQRILVAVSWACAFSNALTHTVAISTLNFCGPSVINHFYCDLPQLFQLSCSSTQLNELLLFGLGVLMAGAPVILIVTSYIHVAAAVLRIRSAEGRKKAFSTCGSHLTVVGIFYGTGVFSYMRLGSVEASNKDKGVGILNTIISPMLNPLIYSLRNPDVQGSLRRVLKGKRAFA